The Candidatus Bathyarchaeota archaeon sequence GATACCTTACGTCGCTCGGGCTCATGTACGAGGATCGGAGGAAGAAGCCTGGATACTTCGCCTTCAAAGAGGCGGCGACGGGGCTTCGCTAACTCTTGGTAGACCGGAAGGTTTATAGAATGGTTTACTTAATGGTATACCTGTTATGAGCAGTGTCATCAGCGTTAAGGTCAGAAGGGAGATCAAGGAGGAGATGTTGAAGTATAGCGGTAGAGTCAACTGGGCTGAGGAGATAAGGAGGTTTATCGAGGAGAGGCTTAGACAGGTTAAGGCTGAGGAGAACATCAGAAAGGTCGTCGAGGAGCTTTCTAAGATACCCTTC is a genomic window containing:
- a CDS encoding CopG family transcriptional regulator, translating into MSSVISVKVRREIKEEMLKYSGRVNWAEEIRRFIEERLRQVKAEENIRKVVEELSKIPFEAPKGSSVDSVRGDRDSR